In Quercus lobata isolate SW786 chromosome 12, ValleyOak3.0 Primary Assembly, whole genome shotgun sequence, a genomic segment contains:
- the LOC115971916 gene encoding uncharacterized protein At5g01610-like yields the protein MGFLSQPKPISSMPFLCASFLILLYFSTPFAFGDDDTPSAYEVLQDYDFPIGILPEGVTGYELDKETGEFSAYLNGSCSFAIENSYDLKYKSTIKGVISKDRLKNLKGVSVKVLLFWLNIVEVVRDGDELQFSVGIASADFTVDNFEESPQCGCGFDCNKFNAFLSSS from the coding sequence ATGGGTTTTCTTTCCCAGCCAAAACCCATCTCTTCAATGCCATTTCTTTGTGCaagtttcttaattttgttaTACTTCTCAACCCCATTTGCCTTTGGTGATGATGACACACCCTCAGCTTACGAAGTTCTTCAAGATTATGACTTTCCAATCGGCATTCTTCCTGAAGGTGTAACTGGCTACGAATTAGACAAAGAAACCGGAGAGTTCTCAGCCTACTTGAATGGAAGTTGTAGCTTCGCAATTGAAAATTCATATGATCTCAAGTACAAGTCCACCATAAAGGGTGTGATATCCAAAGACAGGCTCAAGAATTTGAAGGGTGTGAGCGTTAAGGTACTTTTGTTTTGGCTCAATATTGTGGAAGTGGTTCGTGATGGTGATGAACTCCAGTTCTCTGTTGGGATTGCTTCTGCTGACTTCACAGTTGATAATTTTGAGGAGTCTCCCCAATGCGGCTGTGGATTTGATTGTAACAAATTCAATGCTTTTCTGTCCTCTTCTTAA